A region of Sulfurovum sp. DNA encodes the following proteins:
- the plsY gene encoding glycerol-3-phosphate 1-O-acyltransferase PlsY codes for MDFFNQNIVLYLVAYLVSGIPFGYLLAKSFAGVDIKQAGSGNIGATNVLRVVKKKDPLLAKKLGAATLFLDTIKGMVVIFVAIALNVPESTLWTIAVFAVIGHCFSLFLGFEGGKGVATGFGVLLVMMPIPSLIAITVWLGASKGLKISSLSSLIGLVALLIASYLLYPEVPNIGSHAPIWIITIIIFYQHIPNIVRLIRREETKVV; via the coding sequence ATGGACTTTTTCAATCAAAACATCGTACTCTACCTTGTTGCCTATCTAGTTTCAGGCATTCCCTTTGGATACCTACTTGCCAAAAGCTTTGCTGGTGTAGATATTAAACAAGCCGGAAGTGGTAATATTGGAGCAACTAACGTTTTACGTGTAGTCAAAAAGAAAGACCCTTTGCTTGCTAAAAAGTTGGGGGCAGCTACGCTCTTTCTTGATACAATCAAAGGAATGGTTGTTATTTTTGTTGCCATAGCATTAAATGTACCAGAAAGTACACTCTGGACCATTGCAGTATTTGCTGTAATTGGTCACTGTTTTTCTCTATTTTTAGGATTTGAAGGTGGCAAAGGGGTTGCAACAGGATTTGGAGTACTTCTTGTAATGATGCCCATCCCATCACTTATTGCCATTACTGTTTGGCTAGGAGCAAGTAAAGGGCTAAAAATATCCTCTCTCTCATCTCTCATTGGACTAGTTGCGTTACTAATTGCATCCTATCTTCTTTATCCTGAAGTTCCTAATATTGGCTCTCATGCACCTATTTGGATCATCACAATCATTATCTTCTATCAACATATCCCCAATATTGTTCGTCTAATCAGGAGAGAAGAAACAAAAGTAGTGTGA
- the nadA gene encoding quinolinate synthase NadA — MSIDFKVEIERLKKDLNVTVVAHYYQRDEVFEVADITGDSLELARRCKADSNPWVVFCGVGFMGQSVKVIAPQKRVLMPKIACCAMARMIDGSYFDDSVNYMVEHGIAKDNILPITYINSDATVKAKVGEMGGYVCTSSNAFKIIEKGLESEKKILFVPDRCLGQNFAIQMGLRSCVIGEGECDPKEADIICFNGFCSVHQLFTVNDIEFYRNKYSGIKIAVHPECDPQVVQIADFIGSTSQLIKYVNALDPEQKVAIGTEYNLVNRMRQGNTYVLSSTKPECPTMNETTLEDLYNTLKSIENKEPINEIHVDQHTAKYANLALERMLAIK; from the coding sequence ATGAGTATTGATTTTAAGGTAGAAATTGAGAGACTTAAAAAAGATTTAAATGTGACAGTAGTGGCACACTACTACCAGCGCGATGAAGTCTTTGAAGTAGCAGATATCACTGGTGATTCACTAGAGCTTGCACGTCGCTGTAAGGCTGATAGTAATCCTTGGGTGGTTTTTTGTGGTGTCGGTTTCATGGGGCAGAGCGTTAAGGTAATTGCACCACAAAAGCGTGTTTTAATGCCAAAGATTGCCTGTTGTGCGATGGCGAGGATGATTGATGGGAGTTATTTTGATGATAGCGTGAACTATATGGTTGAACATGGCATAGCCAAAGATAATATTCTTCCTATCACTTATATTAATTCTGATGCAACTGTTAAAGCAAAGGTTGGAGAGATGGGTGGTTATGTCTGTACTTCATCCAATGCTTTTAAGATTATTGAAAAAGGATTAGAGTCAGAGAAAAAGATACTTTTTGTTCCTGATCGTTGCCTAGGACAGAACTTTGCTATCCAGATGGGATTGAGATCTTGTGTTATCGGAGAAGGAGAGTGTGACCCAAAGGAGGCAGATATTATCTGTTTTAATGGGTTCTGTTCCGTGCATCAACTTTTCACAGTAAATGATATTGAATTTTATCGTAACAAATATTCAGGCATCAAGATTGCTGTACATCCAGAGTGTGACCCTCAAGTAGTACAAATAGCAGATTTTATCGGTTCAACCTCTCAGTTAATCAAGTATGTTAATGCACTTGATCCTGAACAAAAAGTGGCTATAGGTACAGAATATAATCTTGTCAATCGTATGCGTCAGGGGAACACCTACGTGCTCTCTTCGACTAAACCAGAGTGTCCGACTATGAATGAGACGACACTCGAAGATCTCTATAATACGCTCAAGTCAATAGAGAACAAGGAACCCATAAATGAGATTCATGTTGATCAACATACGGCAAAGTATGCCAATTTAGCACTAGAGAGAATGCTGGCAATCAAATAA
- the nadC gene encoding carboxylating nicotinate-nucleotide diphosphorylase — translation MQKKEFIKQVVEEDIGRGDLFARISESSNIRAYIIAKSNGVFGGQEYIEVLAKMYNFSLTWKVEDGSSFKESEKLLYISGDSKILLSLERSILNIVLHASSIATLTSHYVKMLEGTEVKLLDTRKTRPLLREFEKYAVCCGGGLNHRMGLDDCLMLKDTHLKTINDLGIFIQKARKKIPFTSKIEIECENFETAKRAMIAGVEIIMCDNMSLEEITEVVAYRNAHYPHILVEASGNVTLKTIKSIAQTGVDAISSGSIIHQANWIDLSMKVE, via the coding sequence ATGCAAAAAAAAGAGTTTATTAAGCAGGTAGTTGAAGAGGACATAGGTAGAGGTGACCTTTTTGCACGCATTAGTGAGAGCTCAAATATTCGTGCCTATATTATTGCCAAAAGCAATGGTGTATTTGGTGGACAAGAGTATATTGAAGTCTTAGCAAAGATGTATAATTTTTCTTTGACGTGGAAGGTCGAAGATGGTTCATCTTTCAAAGAGAGCGAAAAATTACTTTATATTAGTGGTGATTCCAAAATTTTACTATCATTAGAGCGTTCTATTCTCAATATTGTTCTGCACGCAAGCTCTATTGCAACCCTAACAAGCCATTATGTGAAAATGCTTGAAGGCACAGAGGTTAAATTGCTTGATACACGCAAGACACGACCATTACTGCGAGAATTTGAGAAATATGCTGTTTGTTGTGGTGGTGGACTTAATCATCGTATGGGGCTTGATGATTGCTTGATGCTCAAAGATACACACCTCAAGACTATTAATGATCTTGGTATATTTATACAGAAGGCTAGAAAGAAGATCCCATTTACCTCAAAAATAGAGATTGAGTGTGAAAATTTTGAGACGGCCAAGCGTGCCATGATAGCAGGTGTAGAGATTATCATGTGTGACAATATGTCATTGGAAGAGATTACAGAGGTAGTTGCTTATCGTAATGCACATTACCCACACATACTTGTAGAAGCAAGTGGAAATGTTACACTTAAGACAATCAAATCAATTGCACAAACAGGAGTTGATGCTATTAGCTCTGGGTCAATTATTCATCAAGCTAATTGGATTGATCTCTCTATGAAAGTTGAATAA
- a CDS encoding DHH family phosphoesterase, protein MYTVQFPTEEVKKRIEIAQSISIVTHLNPDADTLGTGLGIYALLKHYTSKHVEIVNASEILPSHLDFLPFFARIKQKIEFKESLIIGCDCGSIDRFGFDLQDREIINIDHHASNKMYGTVNVVYGGYASASQVAYHLFKPIYPITAESATCFYAALLSDTLYFTTTAVDEEVFQVAQELIGLGADPVWIATNFTQRRSLASLRILERALHSLSLYRDGRVALLQVTPEDIEATGSIMSDMDGLVDYACSLAVVEIAVLLIGLADGTLRVSLRSKRADVAKVAGRFGGGGHKVAAGFILKDMQMQETIDTILEEISILGLIDD, encoded by the coding sequence ATGTACACAGTACAGTTTCCTACTGAAGAGGTAAAAAAGAGAATTGAGATAGCACAAAGTATTTCAATTGTGACACATCTCAATCCTGATGCTGATACGCTAGGAACAGGCTTGGGAATCTATGCATTATTGAAGCATTATACTTCCAAGCATGTTGAGATTGTCAATGCCTCTGAGATATTGCCTAGCCATCTTGATTTTCTTCCTTTTTTTGCACGCATTAAACAGAAGATTGAGTTTAAAGAGAGTCTAATTATAGGCTGTGACTGTGGTAGTATAGATCGTTTTGGTTTTGATCTTCAAGATCGTGAGATTATCAACATCGATCATCATGCAAGTAATAAGATGTATGGAACAGTTAATGTAGTCTATGGAGGGTATGCCTCTGCATCACAGGTGGCTTATCATCTCTTTAAACCCATCTACCCTATTACAGCAGAGAGTGCCACCTGTTTTTATGCGGCACTTCTTTCTGATACACTTTATTTTACCACAACAGCAGTAGATGAAGAGGTGTTTCAGGTTGCCCAGGAATTAATTGGTCTTGGTGCAGATCCTGTTTGGATTGCTACAAATTTTACACAGCGCCGTTCTCTTGCCTCTTTGCGTATTCTTGAGCGGGCACTACATTCACTCTCTCTCTATCGAGATGGAAGGGTGGCACTGTTGCAGGTTACCCCCGAAGATATTGAAGCAACAGGTTCGATAATGTCAGATATGGATGGTCTTGTTGATTATGCCTGCTCATTGGCTGTAGTGGAAATAGCAGTACTGCTGATTGGACTTGCAGATGGGACACTACGCGTATCTCTTCGTAGCAAGAGGGCAGATGTAGCAAAAGTGGCAGGACGGTTTGGAGGCGGGGGACACAAGGTGGCAGCTGGTTTTATATTGAAAGATATGCAAATGCAAGAAACTATTGATACAATTTTAGAAGAAATTTCTATATTAGGATTGATAGATGACTAG
- a CDS encoding M23 family metallopeptidase, whose translation MTRRKKVKQKDKLILFLLFLIGIVIGIKYLYTMPEFEREKPIIESEAHLFWNYKDSIQITFRDNIGLKSYKLILSDGKRSEIIGQGQLEGYPKKQTILVKYPAKSKVLDIKSKHFIMTVNITDNSVWHNTATKKIDINIDYKRPNVRVIANSRTINQGGSALVVFRAEDKNLDKVYVLANGHTFKVQPYKKEGYYATLLAWPFTDKNFDAKVVATDKAGNKKEVPIPFYHVNIRYKVSKIRATNKFIDGKIADLSLSNPKYAGITDRLQRLKAINETMRENNEALIHRLSKYISNKMIDHWKVKRFYPLKNRKKVGSYGDHRYYYYGNKNNIISESYHVGNDFASTKMADIVTSNSGKVVFANTNGIYGNMPMIDHGLGLYTLYGHCSQIMVEEGDEVYAKEVIAKTGVSGLALGDHLHFGILIQGIEVRPVEWTDQKWITVFIDNIFKKADRMIASE comes from the coding sequence ATGACTAGAAGAAAAAAAGTGAAGCAAAAAGATAAATTAATACTTTTTTTACTTTTTCTAATTGGTATAGTGATTGGTATAAAATATCTTTATACTATGCCAGAATTTGAAAGAGAAAAGCCTATTATTGAGAGTGAAGCACATCTTTTTTGGAACTATAAAGACTCTATCCAAATTACATTTAGAGATAATATTGGTTTGAAAAGTTATAAGTTGATACTAAGTGATGGGAAAAGGTCCGAAATTATTGGACAAGGACAATTGGAAGGATATCCAAAAAAACAGACAATCCTAGTAAAATATCCTGCCAAAAGTAAGGTGCTTGATATCAAATCTAAACACTTTATTATGACAGTTAACATCACTGACAATAGCGTGTGGCACAATACTGCAACAAAGAAGATTGATATCAATATAGATTACAAGCGCCCCAATGTTAGGGTGATTGCCAACTCTCGCACAATCAATCAAGGTGGAAGTGCACTGGTGGTCTTTCGAGCAGAAGATAAAAATCTAGACAAAGTGTATGTACTAGCAAATGGACACACTTTTAAAGTACAGCCATATAAAAAAGAAGGGTATTATGCGACACTACTTGCTTGGCCGTTTACAGATAAGAATTTTGATGCAAAGGTTGTAGCAACAGATAAAGCTGGGAATAAAAAAGAAGTCCCTATTCCCTTCTATCATGTTAATATAAGATATAAGGTCTCTAAAATTCGTGCAACTAACAAGTTTATTGATGGAAAGATTGCTGATCTTTCTCTTAGCAATCCAAAATATGCTGGTATTACCGATAGACTTCAAAGACTCAAAGCAATTAATGAAACAATGCGAGAAAACAATGAGGCACTAATACATCGGCTGAGTAAATACATATCAAATAAGATGATTGACCATTGGAAAGTGAAACGTTTCTATCCTCTTAAAAATAGAAAAAAGGTTGGTAGTTATGGGGATCATCGATACTATTACTATGGTAATAAGAATAATATTATTTCTGAATCCTACCACGTAGGGAATGATTTTGCCAGCACAAAAATGGCAGATATTGTTACTTCTAATTCAGGAAAGGTTGTTTTTGCAAATACGAATGGTATTTATGGAAATATGCCAATGATTGATCACGGACTAGGGCTCTACACACTTTATGGACACTGTTCACAGATTATGGTCGAAGAGGGTGATGAGGTTTACGCTAAAGAGGTAATAGCCAAGACAGGAGTAAGCGGTCTTGCTTTGGGAGACCATCTGCATTTTGGCATTTTGATACAAGGAATAGAGGTAAGACCAGTTGAGTGGACTGATCAAAAATGGATTACTGTATTTATAGATAATATCTTCAAGAAAGCAGATCGAATGATTGCTTCTGAATAA